In Sciurus carolinensis chromosome 17, mSciCar1.2, whole genome shotgun sequence, one genomic interval encodes:
- the Angptl4 gene encoding angiopoietin-related protein 4 — protein sequence MRGVPTAGAALMLCAATAGLLSAQGRPAPPEPPRFASWDEMNVLAHGLLQLGHGLREHVERTRGQLGALEQRLDACGAACQGSEASSEPSKTPESVVAPGGEAVPETLRSLQTQLKAQNSRIEQLFQKVAQQQRHLEKQHLRIQNLQSQVGLLNPTHLGNVVTKPAKRKRLPKMAHLGLEHNTTRLHRLPRDCQELFEEGERQSGLFQIQPQGSSPFLVNCKMTSDGGWTVIQRRQDGSVDFNRPWEAYKRGFGDPEGEFWLGLEKMHSITGDRGSRLAVQLEDWDGNAESLQFPVHLGGEDTAYSLQLTAPVASKLGATTITPSGLSLPFSTWDQDHDLRRDLNCAKSLSGGWWFGTCGHSNLNGQYFHSIPRQREQRKKGIFWKTWRGRYYPLQATTMLIQPTEAVAAS from the exons ATGCGCGGCGTTCCGACGGCAGGCGCAGCCCTGATGCTGTGCGCCGCCACCGCCGGGCTGCTGAGCGCTCAGGGCCGCCCCGCGCCGCCTGAGCCGCCTCGCTTCGCGTCCTGGGACGAGATGAACGTGCTGGCCCACGGGCTGCTGCAGCTCGGTCACGGGCTGCGAGAACACGTGGAGCGCACCCGTGGACAGCTGGGCGCGCTGGAGCAGCGCCTGGACGCCTGCGGGGCCGCTTGCCAGGGATCTGAGGCGTCCTCCGAGCCCTCAAAAACCCCGGAGAGCGTGGTGGCTCCCGGCGGCGAGGCGGTCCCCGAGACCCTCCGTAGCTTGCAG ACGCAGCTCAAGGCTCAGAACAGCCGGATCGAACAATTGTTCCAGAAGGTGGCCCAGCAACAGCGACACCTGGAGAAGCAGCATCTGAGAATCCAGAATCTGCAGAGCCAG GTTGGCCTCCTGAACCCCACACACCTTGGCAATGTAGTGACCAAGCCTGCCAAAAGAAAGAGGCTACCCAAGATGGCCCACCTTGGGCTGGAGCACAACACCACCCGCTTACACA GACTGCCCCGGGACTGCCAGGAGCTCTTTGAAGAGGGTGAGAGACAAAGCGGACTGTTCCAGATCCAGCCTCAGGGGTCCTCACCTTTCCTGGTCAACTGCAAAATGACCTCAG ATGGAGGCTGGACAGTGATTCAGAGGCGCCAGGATGGCTCGGTGGACTTCAATCGGCCCTGGGAAGCCTACAAGAGGGGCTTTGGGGACCCCGAAG GAGAGTTCTGGCTGGGGCTGGAGAAGATGCACAGCATCACAGGGGACCGCGGCAGCCGCCTCGCGGTGCAGCTGGAGGACTGGGATGGCAACGCGGAATCGCTGCAGTTCCCTGTCCACCTGGGTGGCGAGGACACAGCCTATAGCCTGCAGCTCACGGCGCCTGTGGCCAGCAAGCTGGGCGCCACCACCATCACTCCCAGTGGCCTCTCCCTGCCCTTCTCCACGTGGGACCAGGACCATGACCTTCGCAGGGACCTGAACTGCGCCAAGAGCCTCTCCG GTGGCTGGTGGTTTGGCACCTGTGGCCACTCCAACCTCAATGGCCAGTACTTCCACTCCATCCCACGGCAACGGGAGCAGCGTAAGAAGGGAATCTTCTGGAAGACCTGGCGGGGCCGCTACTACCCACTGCAGGCTACCACTATGCTGATCCAGCCCACAGAGGCTGTAGCAGCCTCCTAG